Proteins encoded by one window of Anaerosalibacter sp. Marseille-P3206:
- a CDS encoding type II toxin-antitoxin system RelE family toxin, with the protein MKYKILFDKNADKQLKKIDKTQQRIIVNWIIKNLENTNDPRVFGKALKGNLKDYWRYRVGDYRIIAEINDAEVKILIIEIGHRKDIYKKL; encoded by the coding sequence ATGAAATATAAAATTCTATTTGATAAAAATGCAGATAAACAACTAAAAAAAATAGATAAAACTCAACAAAGAATCATAGTTAATTGGATAATCAAGAATTTAGAAAATACTAATGATCCAAGAGTTTTTGGAAAAGCTTTGAAGGGTAATTTAAAAGATTACTGGAGATATAGGGTCGGAGATTATAGAATAATCGCTGAAATTAACGATGCTGAAGTTAAAATATTAATAATTGAGATAGGTCATAGAAAAGATATTTATAAAAAGCTCTAA
- the relB gene encoding type II toxin-antitoxin system RelB family antitoxin — protein MSTITVRLNRDEAKAFNEYAKFKNVPLSTLMKEALEEKIEDEIDLKAILDYEERLKNNEVEYISFDDVKKKLEM, from the coding sequence ATGAGTACTATTACCGTTAGGTTAAATAGGGATGAAGCTAAAGCTTTCAATGAATATGCTAAATTTAAAAATGTTCCCTTATCTACTTTGATGAAAGAAGCCCTGGAAGAAAAAATTGAAGATGAAATTGATTTAAAAGCAATCCTTGATTATGAAGAAAGGCTTAAAAATAATGAAGTTGAGTATATTTCTTTTGATGATGTAAAGAAAAAACTGGAAATGTAA
- a CDS encoding RNA polymerase sigma factor, with translation MEANILDESFSTGGEYELECAIELYGQPLLRYCHNILCDYHKAQDAVQETFIKAYNKRNSFKKGRSLSTWLYSIAYNTCMDILRKRKLLFFIPESNKNTEDTSTDFISEDLKEALLKLTGPERALIFSRVIDEKSYKELEMIYRVPAATLRKRYERVKNKLMKALEKENSYYKRLEES, from the coding sequence ATGGAAGCAAATATATTGGATGAATCTTTCTCTACCGGTGGAGAATATGAGCTTGAGTGTGCAATTGAGTTGTATGGACAACCATTGTTACGATATTGCCATAATATTCTCTGTGACTATCACAAGGCACAAGATGCGGTGCAAGAGACTTTTATAAAAGCCTATAATAAAAGAAATAGTTTTAAAAAAGGTCGTTCTTTGTCCACGTGGCTATATAGCATTGCCTATAATACTTGTATGGATATATTGAGAAAGAGAAAATTATTGTTTTTCATACCTGAATCAAATAAAAATACAGAAGATACTTCAACTGATTTCATAAGTGAGGATTTAAAAGAAGCACTTTTAAAATTAACAGGACCAGAGCGTGCCTTGATATTTAGTAGAGTTATTGATGAAAAAAGCTATAAGGAATTAGAAATGATTTATCGAGTTCCTGCTGCTACATTGAGAAAACGATATGAAAGGGTCAAAAATAAACTTATGAAAGCTTTGGAAAAAGAGAATTCTTATTATAAAAGATTGGAGGAATCTTAA
- a CDS encoding IS607 family transposase, with protein sequence MIKLTIKEASEYLGVAKSTLRRWEDEGKIKPERTAGGHRRYDKSTLISLKNKKENKKLTIGYCRVSSSDQKEDLERQIKTVSDYCSARGYQFKIIKDIGSGLNYNKKGLKELIKLICEREIDRIVINYKDRLIRFGYDIIEQMCDFNGVKIEIINYTEDKTYEEELVEDVLSIITVFSTKLYGSRSHKAKTIQQENKELFK encoded by the coding sequence ATCATAAAACTTACTATAAAAGAAGCAAGTGAATATTTAGGAGTTGCAAAATCAACTCTAAGAAGATGGGAAGATGAAGGGAAGATAAAGCCTGAAAGGACAGCTGGAGGCCATAGAAGATACGATAAAAGCACACTTATTAGTTTAAAAAACAAAAAAGAAAATAAAAAACTAACCATTGGATATTGTAGAGTTTCTTCATCAGATCAAAAAGAAGATTTAGAAAGGCAAATTAAAACAGTAAGTGATTATTGTAGTGCAAGAGGATATCAATTTAAAATAATCAAAGACATAGGAAGTGGCTTAAATTACAATAAAAAAGGGTTAAAAGAACTAATAAAATTAATATGCGAAAGAGAAATTGACAGGATTGTAATTAATTATAAAGACAGATTAATAAGATTTGGATACGACATAATAGAACAAATGTGTGACTTTAATGGTGTTAAAATTGAAATAATAAATTATACAGAAGATAAAACTTATGAAGAAGAACTAGTAGAAGATGTTTTATCAATAATAACAGTATTTTCAACAAAACTATATGGCAGTAGAAGTCATAAGGCAAAAACAATTCAACAAGAAAACAAGGAACTATTCAAATAG
- a CDS encoding DUF4179 domain-containing protein encodes MKYDSDEQIIKAKLSTIKTPEYDITTEVNRKLKQKSCIINKKKPLRIAIVTCLCLMVSVGALAATVPSFNKIISKVSPDIASILQPIEMTSEDNGIKMEVVAAYNDDEMAVIYLTMQDLIGDRIDESLDLYNYTLSEGVLFNSQIIDYDEETKTATLRLQANGGEKINGKKLSFTVKSFLSGSLVFDEVETGINLTDIEDVSSQTIPLNIEHVSGASGTMFDSWEEQGTIQVLKGDEMNISLPQIDFMHISNIGYIDNKLHIQTKWVGDGIDDHGYFYFTDAENNQLEIHPSTVHFGIDELGKTMDRGDYIEYVFDLEGIDPKEVFLKGYFVSNERYTKGNWKTKFKLQSVNPEKEAECNLDFETWKLDCIQVSQIGVTLLGVGEYDEENSLQVQVNMIDGTEQEIELSTSFSQNEKISLKYLSNGPLDSKMVESVSVNGKLIKFD; translated from the coding sequence ATGAAATATGATAGTGATGAACAAATAATTAAAGCTAAGCTAAGTACTATCAAAACTCCTGAATATGATATTACTACGGAAGTGAATAGAAAATTGAAGCAAAAAAGTTGTATTATAAATAAGAAAAAACCTTTAAGGATAGCAATTGTAACTTGCCTTTGTCTAATGGTATCGGTTGGAGCATTGGCTGCTACTGTTCCAAGTTTTAATAAGATTATATCAAAAGTGAGTCCTGATATAGCTTCCATACTCCAACCAATTGAAATGACAAGTGAAGATAATGGAATCAAAATGGAAGTCGTTGCAGCATATAATGATGATGAAATGGCAGTGATTTATTTAACTATGCAGGACTTAATAGGAGATAGAATCGATGAATCTCTTGATTTATATAATTATACCCTATCTGAAGGGGTACTTTTTAACTCTCAAATAATTGATTATGATGAAGAAACTAAAACAGCTACATTACGTTTGCAAGCTAATGGTGGAGAAAAAATTAATGGTAAAAAATTAAGTTTTACTGTTAAGTCTTTTTTAAGTGGTTCTTTAGTATTTGATGAAGTAGAAACAGGAATTAATTTAACAGATATAGAAGATGTTAGTTCACAAACTATACCACTAAATATTGAGCATGTATCTGGTGCTAGTGGTACAATGTTTGACTCATGGGAAGAACAAGGTACAATACAGGTTTTAAAAGGAGATGAAATGAATATTTCACTTCCTCAGATTGACTTTATGCATATTTCTAATATAGGATATATTGATAATAAGCTTCATATTCAAACCAAATGGGTAGGGGATGGTATTGATGATCATGGGTACTTTTACTTTACTGATGCAGAAAATAATCAATTAGAAATTCACCCATCTACTGTTCATTTTGGAATAGATGAATTAGGAAAAACTATGGATAGGGGAGATTACATTGAATATGTATTTGATTTAGAAGGAATAGATCCTAAGGAAGTATTTCTTAAAGGCTATTTTGTATCTAATGAAAGATATACGAAAGGTAACTGGAAAACTAAATTTAAACTTCAGTCTGTAAATCCAGAAAAAGAAGCAGAATGTAATTTGGATTTTGAAACTTGGAAACTAGATTGTATTCAAGTTTCTCAAATAGGGGTTACCTTATTAGGTGTGGGAGAATATGATGAGGAAAATAGTCTGCAAGTTCAAGTTAATATGATTGATGGAACGGAACAAGAGATAGAATTATCTACTTCTTTTAGTCAAAATGAAAAAATAAGTCTTAAATACCTTTCAAATGGACCGTTAGATAGTAAAATGGTAGAATCAGTAAGTGTAAATGGAAAACTTATTAAATTTGATTAA
- a CDS encoding RNA-guided endonuclease InsQ/TnpB family protein, which translates to MNVMIFNRKIEVIFTKQDELILDGQSKICNWLYNYLLEMTIKDYKENNNDKKLLTGRNLRNQVPILKQEFIFLNTVHSSPLKNTAIRLKETYKKFFNNETGYPKFKSWKKHWFSLYYDEPNKGFKLIENKNLQITLGINKENKRIKVIGKLKENLNLRNTDKIKNFRLCKQQGNKFYAIFCIERKDIDKKETNKWIAIDQNHKNFFVAIDNTGVSYEFEKLPQTKYWDKVIDEIKSKRDLCSRKSKLIETETGRSYYLPSKRWTKLNNALDNAYHKRREQIKSSCYSIANWIAKNYDYVAIGDYTPSLNTATYDNMHRSMLNQEIIGEFRNILKWVMERSGKHYSKVDEKDTTKNCCICGNKEKKDPQIREFTCQKCKTKLSRDINSSVNIAKKDKLLSGSDYVDWDLYNSTYTAKWNFKKSKILFTGHTLEKSNIWMN; encoded by the coding sequence ATGAATGTAATGATATTCAATAGAAAAATAGAAGTTATCTTTACAAAACAAGATGAATTAATTCTAGATGGACAATCTAAAATATGTAATTGGCTATACAATTATCTTTTGGAAATGACAATAAAAGATTATAAAGAAAATAATAATGACAAAAAACTCTTGACAGGAAGGAACTTAAGAAATCAAGTTCCAATACTAAAACAAGAGTTTATTTTTTTGAATACAGTACATTCATCACCACTCAAAAACACAGCAATAAGACTGAAAGAAACATACAAAAAATTTTTCAACAATGAAACAGGATATCCTAAATTCAAATCATGGAAAAAACATTGGTTTTCACTATATTATGATGAACCAAACAAAGGCTTTAAACTAATAGAAAACAAAAATTTACAAATAACCTTAGGAATAAATAAAGAAAATAAAAGAATAAAAGTAATAGGAAAACTAAAAGAAAATTTAAATTTAAGAAACACAGACAAAATAAAAAACTTCAGATTATGCAAACAACAAGGCAACAAATTCTATGCAATATTTTGTATAGAAAGAAAAGACATAGACAAAAAAGAAACAAACAAATGGATAGCAATAGACCAAAATCATAAAAACTTCTTTGTAGCCATAGACAATACTGGAGTAAGTTATGAATTTGAAAAACTGCCACAAACAAAATATTGGGACAAAGTAATAGATGAAATAAAATCAAAGAGAGATTTATGCAGCAGAAAATCAAAACTAATAGAAACAGAAACAGGGAGAAGCTATTACCTACCAAGCAAAAGATGGACAAAGCTAAACAATGCATTAGACAATGCTTACCACAAGAGACGAGAACAAATAAAGTCAAGTTGTTATAGCATTGCTAATTGGATAGCAAAAAACTATGACTATGTAGCAATAGGAGACTATACTCCTAGTCTTAATACTGCAACTTATGATAATATGCATAGAAGCATGTTAAATCAAGAAATAATAGGAGAATTTAGAAACATACTAAAATGGGTAATGGAAAGAAGCGGTAAACACTATTCAAAAGTAGACGAAAAAGATACAACTAAAAATTGTTGTATATGTGGAAATAAAGAAAAAAAAGATCCACAGATAAGAGAATTTACATGTCAAAAATGTAAAACTAAATTATCAAGAGATATAAACAGTAGTGTTAATATAGCTAAAAAAGATAAATTATTGTCTGGTTCGGACTATGTTGATTGGGATTTATACAACTCAACATATACAGCTAAATGGAATTTTAAAAAAAGTAAAATTCTATTTACTGGACATACGTTAGAGAAATCTAATATATGGATGAATTAA
- a CDS encoding linear amide C-N hydrolase, whose amino-acid sequence MCTGIKINYEDGCVIGRTMDYEVPLNYNVIYLPRNYNFCNDLMGNPLNTKYKALGICFDNQDILKDGVNEHGLIGITNIFTGFNLYSNQTKSEKFNISSLDYFTYALTNYKSVEELIEDLPNIHISTKDNRGENVISPDFHFMFADSTKRCIVIEPKRGELIYFENPYDVMTNSPGFKSHVRRLNQFLDLDNLEDFNSAKNLPGGYDPISRFIKAFYLTKMNIKPNSYKEALSYSYNIMAAMTMPNGFVRNKKYNHNTYTRYICSYDSKHKLLTVKSNTNPTVYQLGFEDIEEKDKRQAFFLDTDFVVEKLNR is encoded by the coding sequence ATGTGTACAGGTATAAAGATAAATTATGAAGATGGCTGTGTTATAGGAAGGACAATGGATTATGAAGTTCCTTTAAATTACAATGTAATCTACTTACCAAGAAATTATAATTTTTGTAATGATTTAATGGGCAATCCATTGAATACAAAATATAAGGCATTAGGGATATGCTTTGACAATCAAGATATATTGAAAGATGGTGTAAACGAACATGGATTAATAGGAATCACCAATATTTTTACAGGGTTTAATCTTTATTCTAATCAAACAAAATCAGAAAAGTTTAATATTTCTAGTTTGGATTATTTCACCTATGCACTTACAAACTACAAATCTGTAGAAGAATTAATTGAAGACTTACCAAATATTCATATTTCTACTAAAGATAATAGGGGAGAAAATGTAATATCACCAGATTTTCATTTTATGTTTGCTGATTCAACTAAAAGATGTATTGTTATTGAACCAAAAAGAGGAGAATTGATATATTTTGAAAATCCATATGATGTAATGACCAATTCACCGGGCTTTAAATCTCATGTTAGAAGACTGAATCAATTTTTAGATTTAGATAATCTTGAAGATTTTAACTCTGCTAAAAATTTACCAGGAGGTTATGATCCTATTTCTAGGTTTATTAAAGCCTTTTATCTAACTAAAATGAATATTAAACCTAATAGTTATAAGGAAGCACTTTCATATTCTTATAATATAATGGCTGCAATGACTATGCCAAATGGATTTGTTAGAAACAAAAAGTATAATCACAATACTTATACTAGATATATTTGTTCTTATGATTCAAAGCACAAACTACTAACCGTAAAATCTAATACTAATCCAACAGTTTATCAATTAGGATTTGAAGACATAGAAGAAAAGGATAAAAGACAAGCATTTTTCTTAGATACAGATTTTGTCGTAGAAAAGTTAAATAGATGA